The Alphaproteobacteria bacterium region CGACGACCTGGTGGACTGGCGGCGGCTGACGCCGGAGCAGCGGGCCCAGGCCCTTGCCACGGCGCCGTCGGCGCCGACCGCGCGGGCGGGAAATGCGCGGACGCTGGCCGGTGGCGCCGGCGCGGACAGGGTGCCGCGCCAGGCCCGTTACTTCGCCGACTGGGTCGTTGATTCGCTGACCGACTATGTGGGGCCAAGCGAGCGCGACCTGGTGGTCGAAACCAGTCTCGACCCGGCGTTGCAGGCCCTTGGGGAGTCGGTGGTCGCGGCGGTCATGGCCCGTGACGGGGCCGGCCGTGGCGTCGCTCAGGCGGCGCTGGTGGCGATGCGCCCTTCGGGTCAGGTGGTGGCCATGATCGGTGGGCTGGACTATGGCCAGAGCCAGTTCAACCGCGCCGTGCAGGCGCGCCGCCAGCCGGGCTCCGCCTTCAAGCCGGTGGTGTTTCTGGCCGCGCTGGAGGCCGGGCTGACCCCCGACAGCCAGGTTCTGGACGCGCCGATTGTGCTGGGCGACTGGCATCCGGGCAATTTCGACGACACCTATCTGGGGGTGGTCAGCTTGCGCACCGCCGCCGCCCGGTCCCTCAACTCCGTAGCGGTGCGGCTGGTGCAGCAGGTGGGCGCGGCGCGGGTGGTGGCGGCGGCGCGGCGGCTGGGCGTGCTGTCGCCGCTGCAGCCGTTGCCGAGCCTGGCGCTTGGCACCGAAGAAGTGACCCTGCTGGAGCTGACCAGCGCCTATGCGGTCTTTGCCTCGGGCGGCCAGGCGGTCAGGCCGTTTGGCATCCGCACGGTGGCGGTGAGCGGTGGCGGGGCGGGTGCTGAACCCTTTGACATTTTCCGGCGACAGCTATCGCCGGCGCCGGCGGTCGTCCGGCCGCGCGACATTGGCCACATGCATGAGTTGCTGGGTGCGGTGATGGGTGACGGCACCGGCCGGCAGGCGGCGATCGGCCGGCCGGCGGCGGGCAAGACCGGCACCAGTCAGGACCAGCGCGATGGCTGGTTCATCGGCTACACCGCCGATCTGGTGGTGGGCGTGTGGGTCGGCAATGACGATTCCAGCCCGACCGGCGGACCAGCCGGTGCGGTCACCGGCGGCAATCTGCCGGCGATCATCTGGCATGACTTCATGCTGGCGGCCCACAACGGCC contains the following coding sequences:
- a CDS encoding PBP1A family penicillin-binding protein, which translates into the protein MSKPSKRQAARLAADPSARPTGRGSGKKRGPSGGGKGSGAAPGKSRRTAATGRGRGRRAADGATGRRRSLVGRLLVWGLAAAVWGVIALTGLLAWWASDLPDLADARPLIRQPSVVLLDASGRPFARFGQTYGGAVTLDQVSPHVVPALLAAEDRRFADHRGIDPRALVRATVANVRAGRVTQGGSTLTQQLAKNLFLTPERTFRRKAQEAMLALWLERRFSKAEILTLYLNRVYFGAGAYGIAAAAERFFDKPPAELTLYESAMLVGVLTAPSRLNPANNPDGAARGARRVLDDLVDWRRLTPEQRAQALATAPSAPTARAGNARTLAGGAGADRVPRQARYFADWVVDSLTDYVGPSERDLVVETSLDPALQALGESVVAAVMARDGAGRGVAQAALVAMRPSGQVVAMIGGLDYGQSQFNRAVQARRQPGSAFKPVVFLAALEAGLTPDSQVLDAPIVLGDWHPGNFDDTYLGVVSLRTAAARSLNSVAVRLVQQVGAARVVAAARRLGVLSPLQPLPSLALGTEEVTLLELTSAYAVFASGGQAVRPFGIRTVAVSGGGAGAEPFDIFRRQLSPAPAVVRPRDIGHMHELLGAVMGDGTGRQAAIGRPAAGKTGTSQDQRDGWFIGYTADLVVGVWVGNDDSSPTGGPAGAVTGGNLPAIIWHDFMLAAHNGLPVRPLTMPAPVTGGGLFGGGASTGAGSGGGRGTE